The Paracoccus liaowanqingii genome window below encodes:
- the argJ gene encoding bifunctional glutamate N-acetyltransferase/amino-acid acetyltransferase ArgJ, with the protein MGKAGLPVSPLAPARFPDLPVIAGIDFASAAAGVKYQGRTDVTLIRIAPGSTVAGAFTRSSTRAACVLDNQAKLAAGGDAPQGAAIVINSGNANAFTGARGQESVDAVTGAVASALDLPRGRVFSSSTGVIGEPLPHDRIVAVIGDLVAGLDAGGVAGAAQAIMTTDTFPKGASAVVEAEGGQVRIAGIAKGSGMIAPDMATMLVYLFTDARVPADLLQQALSSGLDATFNAITVDSDTSTSDALILAATGQAEAAPITDLGTDTGRAFVSALHGVMRDLAHQVVRDGEGATKFVEVAVTGAASDADAHMVAMAIANSPLVKTAIAGQDANWGRIVAAVGKSGAEADRDRLRISFGDMVLAENGWRAPGYDEAAASAYMTNQDLRIGVDLGLGSGARTVWTCDLTHGYIDINADYRS; encoded by the coding sequence ATGGGAAAGGCGGGACTTCCCGTCTCGCCCCTGGCGCCGGCGCGGTTTCCCGACCTGCCGGTGATCGCGGGGATCGACTTTGCCAGCGCCGCGGCCGGGGTAAAATACCAGGGCCGGACCGACGTGACGCTGATCCGCATCGCGCCGGGCAGTACGGTGGCGGGGGCCTTCACCCGGTCCTCGACCCGGGCGGCCTGCGTGCTGGACAACCAGGCCAAGCTGGCTGCCGGCGGGGACGCGCCGCAGGGCGCGGCGATCGTCATCAATTCCGGCAATGCCAATGCCTTCACCGGCGCGCGCGGCCAGGAATCGGTCGATGCCGTGACCGGGGCCGTGGCCTCGGCGCTGGACCTGCCGCGGGGGCGGGTCTTCTCGTCCTCGACCGGCGTGATCGGAGAGCCGCTGCCCCATGACCGCATCGTGGCGGTGATCGGCGATCTGGTGGCGGGTCTGGATGCAGGCGGCGTGGCGGGTGCCGCGCAGGCGATCATGACGACGGACACCTTCCCCAAAGGCGCCTCGGCGGTCGTCGAGGCCGAGGGCGGGCAGGTGCGGATCGCGGGCATCGCCAAGGGATCGGGGATGATCGCGCCCGACATGGCGACCATGCTGGTCTATCTGTTCACCGATGCGCGGGTGCCGGCCGATCTGCTGCAACAGGCGCTGTCGTCCGGGCTGGACGCGACCTTCAACGCGATCACGGTGGACAGCGACACCTCGACCTCGGACGCGCTGATCCTGGCGGCGACGGGGCAGGCGGAGGCCGCACCGATCACCGACCTGGGGACCGATACGGGCCGGGCCTTCGTGTCGGCGCTGCACGGCGTCATGCGCGATCTGGCCCATCAGGTCGTGCGCGACGGCGAGGGGGCCACGAAATTCGTCGAGGTCGCGGTGACCGGCGCCGCCTCTGACGCGGATGCCCACATGGTCGCCATGGCCATCGCCAATTCGCCCTTGGTCAAGACCGCCATCGCCGGACAGGACGCCAACTGGGGCCGGATCGTCGCCGCCGTCGGCAAGTCCGGCGCCGAGGCCGACCGCGACCGGCTGCGCATCAGCTTCGGCGACATGGTGCTGGCCGAGAACGGCTGGCGCGCGCCCGGCTATGACGAGGCCGCCGCCAGCGCCTACATGACGAACCAGGACCTGCGGATCGGCGTCGATCTGGGGCTGGGTTCGGGGGCGCGGACGGTGTGGACCTGCGACCTGACGCATGGCTATATCGACATCAACGCGGATTACCGGTCTTGA
- a CDS encoding (deoxy)nucleoside triphosphate pyrophosphohydrolase, with amino-acid sequence MTTVLVAAVALIDPDGRVLLAQRPPGKSMAGLWEFPGGKVEPGETPEAALIRELDEELGIQTWDSCLAPLTFASHAYESFHLLMPVFACRKWRGIVQPREGQQLAWVRANDLRNYPMPPADIPLIPALQMWL; translated from the coding sequence TTGACGACCGTCCTTGTCGCGGCGGTCGCGCTGATCGACCCGGACGGGCGCGTGCTTCTGGCACAGCGCCCGCCGGGCAAGTCGATGGCGGGGCTGTGGGAGTTTCCCGGCGGCAAGGTCGAGCCGGGAGAGACGCCCGAGGCGGCCCTGATCCGCGAGCTGGACGAGGAGCTGGGCATCCAGACCTGGGACAGCTGCCTGGCGCCCCTGACCTTCGCCAGCCACGCATACGAATCGTTTCACCTGCTGATGCCGGTCTTTGCCTGCCGCAAGTGGCGCGGGATCGTGCAGCCGCGCGAGGGGCAGCAACTGGCCTGGGTTCGGGCCAATGATTTGCGCAATTACCCTATGCCACCGGCTGACATACCGCTGATACCTGCGCTGCAAATGTGGCTTTAA
- the infB gene encoding translation initiation factor IF-2 has product MSDKDGKTPLGLGGAGRSGQVKQSFSHGRTKSVVVETKRKRVVVPKAATPMTTAEKEKNPLTARMAGDSSKRPAGISDAEMERRLKALAAAKAREADDAAQRLADEKAREEERERRRADIEAKAKEEREREEAQKAKALAEALAVQDAADEARRKAEPRQERPKPSAGAAKPDAPDQASIEAAASRAETKGVTTGVARKTDRAGDRPDRDKAAKVKTDDSRRGGKLSLNQALNGEAGRPRSMAAMKRKQERTRQKAMGQSPRPEKQFREVRLPETIVVQELANRMAERAADVVKSLMKMGMMVTINQPIDADTAELVIEEFGHKFIRVSDRDVEQVIDSVDDKDEDLVTRPPIITIMGHVDHGKTSLLDAIRKANVVSGEAGGITQHIGAYQVTTDSGAVLSFLDTPGHAAFTSMRARGANVTDIVVLVVAADDAVMPQTVEAINHAKAANVPMIVAINKIDRPAADPQKVRTSLLQHEVVVEAMSGDVQDVEVSAKTGQGLDELLEAIALQAEYLELKANPNRAAQGAVIEAQLDVGRGPVATVLVQHGTLRRGDIFVVGEQWGKVRALINDQGERVDEAGPSVPVEVLGLNGTPEAGDVLNVVETEAQAREIVEFRAQQTKDKRAAAGAATTLEQMMAKAKADVSVSELSVVLKADVQGSAEAIVQALEKVGNDEVRVRVLHYGVGAITESDVGLAEASGAPVIGFNVRANAPARNAANQKGVEIRYYSIIYNLLDDIKAAASGMLSNEIRENFIGYATIKEVFRVTGVGNVAGCLVTEGVARRSAGVRLLRDNVVIHEGTLKTLKRFKDEVKDVQSGQECGMAFENYDDIRPGDVIEIFEREEVERSL; this is encoded by the coding sequence ATGAGCGACAAAGACGGAAAAACCCCCCTGGGTCTCGGCGGCGCTGGCCGTTCGGGCCAGGTCAAGCAAAGCTTCAGCCACGGTCGCACCAAAAGCGTCGTCGTGGAAACCAAGCGCAAGCGCGTCGTGGTGCCCAAGGCAGCCACGCCGATGACCACGGCTGAAAAAGAGAAGAACCCGCTGACCGCCCGCATGGCCGGCGACAGCTCCAAGCGCCCCGCCGGCATCTCGGATGCCGAGATGGAGCGCCGCCTCAAGGCGCTTGCCGCCGCCAAGGCGCGCGAGGCGGATGATGCCGCGCAGCGTCTGGCCGACGAGAAGGCCCGCGAGGAAGAGCGCGAGCGCCGCCGCGCCGATATCGAGGCGAAGGCCAAGGAAGAGCGCGAGCGCGAGGAGGCCCAGAAGGCCAAGGCGCTGGCCGAGGCCCTGGCCGTCCAGGATGCCGCAGACGAGGCTCGCCGCAAGGCCGAGCCGCGCCAGGAGCGTCCCAAGCCCTCCGCTGGTGCCGCCAAGCCCGACGCCCCCGATCAGGCCAGCATCGAGGCTGCCGCCTCGCGCGCCGAGACCAAGGGCGTCACCACCGGCGTGGCCCGCAAGACCGACCGCGCGGGCGATCGTCCCGACCGCGACAAGGCTGCCAAGGTCAAGACCGATGACAGCCGCCGCGGCGGAAAGCTGTCGCTGAACCAGGCGCTGAACGGCGAGGCCGGGCGTCCGCGCTCGATGGCCGCGATGAAGCGCAAGCAGGAACGCACCCGCCAGAAGGCGATGGGGCAGTCCCCGCGTCCCGAGAAGCAGTTCCGCGAGGTCCGCCTGCCGGAAACCATCGTGGTGCAGGAACTGGCCAACCGGATGGCGGAACGCGCCGCCGACGTGGTCAAGTCGCTGATGAAGATGGGCATGATGGTCACCATCAACCAGCCCATCGACGCCGACACGGCCGAGCTGGTGATCGAGGAATTCGGCCACAAGTTCATCCGCGTCAGCGACCGCGACGTGGAGCAGGTCATCGATTCGGTCGATGACAAGGACGAGGATCTGGTTACCCGCCCGCCGATCATCACGATCATGGGCCATGTCGACCACGGCAAGACCTCGCTTCTGGACGCGATCCGCAAGGCCAATGTCGTCTCGGGCGAGGCCGGCGGGATCACCCAGCATATCGGCGCCTATCAGGTGACGACCGATTCGGGCGCGGTGCTGTCCTTCCTGGACACGCCGGGCCACGCGGCCTTCACCTCGATGCGCGCCCGCGGCGCGAACGTGACCGACATCGTCGTGCTGGTCGTGGCCGCCGATGACGCGGTCATGCCGCAGACGGTCGAGGCGATCAACCACGCCAAGGCCGCCAATGTCCCGATGATCGTGGCGATCAACAAGATCGACCGCCCCGCCGCCGATCCGCAGAAGGTCCGGACGTCACTGCTGCAGCACGAGGTGGTCGTCGAGGCCATGTCGGGCGACGTGCAGGATGTCGAGGTCTCGGCCAAGACCGGCCAGGGTCTGGACGAGCTGCTGGAGGCCATCGCACTTCAGGCGGAATATCTGGAACTCAAGGCCAACCCGAACCGCGCCGCTCAGGGCGCGGTGATCGAGGCGCAGCTGGACGTGGGCCGCGGCCCCGTCGCGACCGTCCTCGTGCAGCACGGCACCCTGCGCCGCGGCGACATCTTCGTCGTGGGCGAGCAGTGGGGCAAGGTCCGCGCCCTGATCAACGACCAGGGCGAGCGCGTCGACGAGGCCGGTCCCTCCGTCCCCGTCGAGGTTCTGGGCCTGAACGGCACTCCCGAGGCCGGCGACGTGCTGAACGTGGTCGAGACCGAGGCGCAGGCCCGCGAGATCGTCGAGTTCCGTGCCCAGCAGACCAAGGACAAGCGCGCCGCCGCCGGTGCCGCGACGACCCTGGAGCAGATGATGGCCAAGGCGAAGGCCGATGTCAGCGTCTCGGAACTGTCCGTCGTCCTCAAGGCCGACGTGCAGGGTTCGGCCGAGGCCATCGTGCAGGCGCTGGAGAAGGTCGGCAACGACGAGGTGCGCGTCCGCGTCCTGCATTACGGCGTCGGTGCGATCACCGAATCCGATGTGGGTCTGGCCGAGGCATCCGGCGCGCCGGTCATCGGCTTCAACGTCCGTGCCAATGCCCCCGCCCGCAATGCCGCCAACCAGAAGGGGGTCGAGATCCGCTACTACTCGATCATCTACAACCTGCTGGACGACATCAAGGCGGCCGCCTCGGGCATGCTGTCCAACGAGATCCGCGAGAACTTCATCGGTTACGCGACGATCAAGGAAGTCTTCCGCGTCACGGGCGTCGGCAATGTCGCCGGCTGTCTGGTGACCGAAGGCGTCGCCCGCCGCTCGGCCGGCGTGCGCCTGCTGCGCGACAACGTGGTGATCCACGAGGGCACGCTGAAGACGCTCAAGCGCTTCAAGGACGAGGTCAAGGACGTGCAGTCCGGCCAGGAATGCGGCATGGCCTTCGAGAACTACGACGACATCCGCCCCGGCGACGTCATCGAGATCTTCGAGCGCGAAGAGGTCGAACGCTCGCTGTAA
- a CDS encoding RNA-binding protein: MSRGGRDKDRDDDPERRCIATGEVQPKRGLIRFVIGPDGQVVPDLAEKLPGRGIWVAADKAALQKAVGKNLFSRAAKAPVQADPNLPDLVEAGVARRLIDLVSLTRKAGRAVAGFEKVKGWLAEGRAKVLLQASDGSERGKGKLWTPTGGRWFGCLTASELGLSFGRDHVIHGALAKGGLTDKVILEAGRLTGLRGHDDGNTAVGKE; encoded by the coding sequence TTGAGCCGAGGCGGACGTGACAAGGACCGGGACGACGACCCGGAGCGCCGGTGCATCGCCACCGGCGAGGTGCAACCCAAGCGCGGGCTGATCCGCTTCGTGATCGGTCCCGACGGGCAGGTCGTGCCCGATCTGGCCGAAAAGCTGCCCGGCCGCGGCATCTGGGTCGCCGCCGACAAGGCGGCGCTGCAGAAGGCGGTGGGCAAGAACCTGTTCTCGCGCGCCGCCAAGGCGCCCGTGCAGGCGGATCCGAACCTGCCCGATCTGGTCGAGGCGGGGGTCGCCCGCCGGCTGATCGACCTCGTGTCGCTGACCCGCAAGGCGGGCCGCGCGGTGGCCGGGTTCGAGAAGGTGAAGGGCTGGCTGGCCGAGGGGCGCGCCAAGGTGCTGCTTCAGGCCAGCGACGGGTCGGAACGGGGCAAGGGCAAGCTGTGGACGCCCACCGGCGGACGCTGGTTCGGCTGCCTGACCGCCTCAGAATTGGGTTTGTCCTTTGGGCGTGATCATGTCATACACGGCGCGCTTGCGAAGGGTGGCCTGACGGACAAGGTAATCTTGGAAGCCGGCAGACTGACGGGTCTGCGCGGGCATGACGATGGCAATACGGCCGTCGGGAAGGAATGA
- the nusA gene encoding transcription termination factor NusA — translation MAITSANQLELLQTAEAVAREKMIEPELVIEAMEDSLARAAKSRYGAEMDIRVKIDRKTGNASFTRVRTVMADDEVENYQAQVTVEQARPYLDDPKIGDEIIDIVPPVELGRIAAQSAKQVILQRVREAERDRQYEEFKDRAGTIINGVVKREEYGNIIVDVGRGEAILRRNEKIGRESYRPNDRIRAYIKDVRRETRGPQIFLSRTDPQFMAELFKMEVPEIYDGVIEIKAVARDPGSRAKIAVISYDSSIDPVGACVGMRGSRVQAVVGELQGEKIDIIPWNEDQATFLVNALQPAEVSKVVFDEEANKIEVVVPDEQLSLAIGRRGQNVRLASQLTGLDIDILTDEEESKRRQAEFNSRTALFMEALDLDEFFAQLLVAEGFTNLEEVAYVDQDELLTIDGVDGDTAAELQARARDVLEAKNKAALDAARALGVEDSLVEFEGLTPQMLEALAKDGIKTLEDFATCADWELAGGWTTVNGARVKDEGLLESFEVSLEEAQTMVMTARVLLGWVDPTELEGELEADETEDDDDTPNQEAGA, via the coding sequence ATGGCGATCACCTCTGCCAACCAGCTTGAACTGCTGCAGACGGCCGAAGCCGTCGCCCGCGAGAAGATGATCGAGCCCGAGCTGGTCATCGAGGCGATGGAGGACAGCCTCGCCCGTGCCGCCAAGTCGCGCTACGGGGCCGAGATGGACATCCGCGTCAAGATCGACCGCAAGACCGGCAATGCCAGCTTCACCCGCGTCCGCACCGTGATGGCCGATGACGAGGTCGAGAACTATCAGGCGCAGGTGACGGTCGAGCAGGCCCGTCCCTATCTGGACGATCCCAAGATCGGCGACGAGATCATCGACATCGTGCCCCCGGTCGAACTGGGCCGCATCGCCGCGCAATCCGCCAAGCAGGTGATCCTGCAGCGCGTGCGCGAGGCCGAGCGCGATCGCCAGTACGAGGAATTCAAGGACCGTGCCGGCACCATCATCAACGGCGTCGTCAAGCGCGAGGAATACGGCAACATCATCGTCGATGTGGGCCGCGGAGAGGCGATCCTGCGCCGCAACGAGAAGATCGGCCGCGAAAGCTATCGCCCGAACGACCGCATCCGCGCCTATATCAAGGACGTGCGCCGCGAGACGCGCGGCCCGCAGATCTTCCTGTCGCGCACCGATCCGCAGTTCATGGCCGAGCTGTTCAAGATGGAAGTCCCCGAGATCTATGACGGCGTGATCGAGATCAAGGCCGTCGCCCGCGATCCCGGTTCACGCGCCAAGATCGCGGTCATCAGCTATGACAGCTCGATCGACCCGGTCGGCGCCTGCGTCGGCATGCGCGGCAGCCGCGTGCAGGCCGTCGTCGGCGAATTGCAGGGCGAGAAGATCGACATCATCCCGTGGAACGAGGATCAGGCGACGTTCCTCGTGAACGCCCTGCAGCCCGCCGAGGTCAGCAAGGTCGTCTTCGACGAGGAGGCCAACAAGATCGAGGTCGTGGTTCCCGACGAACAGCTGTCCCTGGCCATCGGCCGTCGCGGCCAGAACGTGCGACTGGCCAGCCAGCTGACCGGCCTGGACATCGACATCCTGACGGATGAGGAGGAATCCAAGCGCCGTCAGGCCGAGTTCAACTCGCGCACCGCGCTCTTCATGGAGGCGCTGGACCTGGACGAGTTCTTCGCCCAGCTGCTGGTCGCCGAGGGCTTCACCAATCTCGAAGAGGTCGCCTATGTCGACCAGGACGAGCTGCTGACCATCGACGGCGTCGACGGCGACACCGCCGCCGAGCTGCAGGCCCGTGCCCGCGACGTGCTGGAGGCCAAGAACAAGGCCGCCCTGGACGCCGCCCGCGCGCTTGGCGTCGAGGACAGCCTGGTTGAATTCGAGGGCCTCACCCCCCAGATGCTGGAGGCGCTGGCCAAGGACGGCATCAAGACGCTGGAAGATTTCGCGACCTGCGCGGACTGGGAACTGGCCGGCGGCTGGACCACGGTGAACGGCGCCCGCGTCAAGGACGAGGGTCTGCTGGAAAGCTTCGAGGTCAGCCTCGAGGAAGCGCAGACCATGGTCATGACCGCGCGCGTGCTTCTGGGCTGGGTCGATCCGACCGAGCTTGAGGGCGAGCTCGAGGCCGACGAGACCGAAGACGATGACGACACCCCCAACCAGGAGGCCGGGGCCTGA
- the rimP gene encoding ribosome maturation factor RimP codes for MSDDLSQPDGSPAPGLSATNDLIAKTAIDRRLAEIIIPVIEDLGYELVRVRLQGGKTATLQIMADRPEGGINVDDCAQISTAVSATLDVEDPIADNYYLEVSSPGIDRPLTRLKDFEAFEGYEARLDINQPIDGRKRFKGLLAGVEGDEVLINIEDQGQTHTIGLHFDLLSDAKLVLTDELIKEMLRQKKEAGVEIDNLDETAFDEIETDDTDGPDAVQPKE; via the coding sequence ATGTCCGACGATCTGTCCCAGCCCGACGGCTCGCCCGCGCCCGGCCTGTCCGCGACGAACGACCTGATCGCCAAGACCGCCATCGACCGGCGCCTGGCCGAGATCATCATTCCGGTGATCGAGGATCTGGGCTACGAGCTGGTGCGCGTGCGCCTGCAGGGCGGCAAGACCGCGACGCTGCAGATCATGGCCGACCGCCCCGAGGGCGGCATCAACGTGGACGATTGCGCGCAGATCTCGACCGCCGTCAGCGCCACGCTGGATGTCGAGGATCCGATCGCCGACAACTATTACCTCGAGGTCTCCAGCCCCGGCATCGACCGCCCCCTGACCCGCCTGAAGGATTTCGAAGCCTTCGAGGGCTACGAGGCGCGGCTGGACATCAACCAGCCCATCGACGGCCGCAAGCGATTCAAGGGCCTCCTGGCCGGCGTCGAGGGCGACGAGGTGCTGATCAACATCGAGGATCAGGGCCAGACCCACACGATCGGTCTGCATTTCGACCTGCTGTCGGATGCGAAACTTGTCCTGACGGACGAGCTGATCAAGGAAATGCTGCGTCAGAAGAAGGAAGCCGGGGTCGAGATCGACAACCTGGACGAAACCGCCTTCGACGAGATCGAAACCGACGACACCGATGGCCCCGACGCCGTCCAACCGAAGGAGTGA
- the tspO gene encoding tryptophan-rich sensory protein TspO, which translates to MSLNLFLIFLLASVAAASTGVIFKPGAWYDGLKKPGFTPPKWAFPVAWSAIYLLSAFAAARVALLPGAGPALALWAAQIALNTLWTPVFFGARMMALGMVIMSTLLVTVASLTVAVWQLDWRSGLLLLPYLAWLVVATGLNWRVWRDNPGASA; encoded by the coding sequence ATGAGCCTGAACCTGTTCCTGATCTTCCTGCTGGCCAGCGTAGCGGCGGCGTCGACCGGCGTGATCTTCAAGCCGGGCGCTTGGTATGACGGGCTGAAGAAACCCGGCTTCACCCCGCCGAAATGGGCCTTCCCGGTTGCATGGAGCGCCATCTACCTGCTCTCGGCCTTCGCCGCCGCGCGCGTGGCGCTGCTGCCCGGCGCCGGGCCGGCGCTGGCGCTGTGGGCGGCGCAGATCGCGCTGAACACGCTGTGGACGCCGGTCTTCTTCGGCGCGCGGATGATGGCCTTGGGCATGGTGATCATGTCCACGCTGCTGGTGACGGTGGCCAGCCTGACGGTCGCCGTCTGGCAGCTGGACTGGCGGTCGGGGCTGCTGCTTCTGCCCTATCTGGCCTGGCTGGTGGTGGCGACCGGGCTGAACTGGCGCGTCTGGCGCGACAACCCCGGCGCCAGCGCCTGA
- the pip gene encoding prolyl aminopeptidase: MDRLAGQISASHGRLHPAVEPFARHMIEVGDGHTIYVEECGNPEGRPVLVLHGGPGGGCSPFMRRFFDPGHFRVVLFDQRGCGRSRPTACVQANTTPHLIADIALIRARLGIDRWLLFGGSWGATLALAYAETHPDHVSGLILRGVFLGTQSELDWFYGGGAARFFPDLWARFQEPIPQAERHDMIGAYHLRLFDSDPGRQARFAQPWLMWENALAGLQSQATSHAPADYARAFARLENHYFGNRCFLDEGQLLRDRARIEHLPAIIVQGRYDMVCPPIGAHALAEGWPGCDLRLIPASGHALSEPRITAELAAVMDGVRDQDRSRKTPR; the protein is encoded by the coding sequence ATGGACCGATTGGCAGGACAAATCTCCGCGTCACATGGCCGCCTTCACCCGGCGGTCGAGCCCTTTGCCCGACACATGATCGAGGTGGGCGACGGGCACACCATCTATGTCGAGGAATGCGGCAACCCCGAGGGACGCCCCGTCCTGGTGCTGCATGGCGGCCCGGGCGGCGGCTGCAGCCCCTTCATGCGGCGCTTCTTCGACCCCGGCCATTTCCGCGTGGTGCTGTTCGACCAGCGCGGCTGCGGACGCTCGCGTCCCACCGCCTGCGTGCAGGCCAACACGACCCCCCACCTGATCGCCGACATCGCGCTGATCCGCGCCCGCCTTGGCATCGACCGCTGGCTACTGTTCGGCGGCAGCTGGGGGGCGACGCTGGCCCTGGCCTATGCCGAGACCCATCCCGACCATGTCAGCGGGCTGATCCTGCGCGGCGTCTTCCTGGGCACGCAATCCGAGCTGGACTGGTTCTATGGCGGCGGTGCGGCGCGGTTCTTCCCCGACCTCTGGGCGCGGTTCCAGGAACCGATCCCGCAGGCCGAGCGGCACGACATGATCGGCGCCTATCACCTGCGGCTGTTCGACAGCGATCCGGGGCGGCAGGCGCGCTTCGCCCAGCCTTGGCTCATGTGGGAAAACGCGCTGGCCGGGCTGCAGTCGCAGGCCACCAGCCACGCCCCCGCCGATTACGCCCGCGCCTTCGCCCGGCTCGAGAATCACTATTTCGGCAACCGCTGCTTCCTAGACGAGGGGCAGCTTCTGCGCGACCGCGCCCGGATCGAGCATCTGCCCGCCATCATCGTGCAGGGCCGCTATGACATGGTCTGCCCGCCCATCGGCGCGCATGCGCTGGCCGAGGGCTGGCCGGGCTGCGACCTGCGGTTGATCCCGGCCTCGGGGCATGCGCTGTCCGAACCCCGCATCACCGCCGAACTGGCGGCCGTCATGGACGGGGTCCGCGACCAGGACCGCAGCCGAAAGACCCCGCGATGA
- the ubiG gene encoding bifunctional 2-polyprenyl-6-hydroxyphenol methylase/3-demethylubiquinol 3-O-methyltransferase UbiG, whose product MTTSIDPAEIAKFEAMAAEWWDPRGKFRPLHLMNPLRLDYAADQIAVEFGRDRTGLRPFGGLRVLDIGCGGGLATEPMARLGADVMGADATQVNISVAQAHADSQGLTIDYRATTAEALAAAGERFDVVLALEIVEHVADPAAFIATCRELLRPGGLLIVSTLNRTARSFGAAIVGAEWILRWLPRGTHDWARFLTPDELTAKAEAAGLSVADRRGMVFNPIGFSWKLSDSDLSVNYILTARRI is encoded by the coding sequence ATGACCACCAGCATCGACCCTGCCGAGATCGCCAAGTTCGAGGCGATGGCTGCCGAATGGTGGGACCCGCGCGGCAAGTTCCGGCCCCTGCACCTGATGAACCCGCTGCGGCTGGACTATGCAGCCGACCAGATCGCCGTCGAGTTCGGGCGCGACCGCACCGGCCTGCGCCCCTTTGGCGGGCTGCGGGTGCTGGACATCGGCTGCGGCGGCGGGCTGGCCACCGAGCCGATGGCCCGGCTTGGCGCCGATGTCATGGGGGCGGACGCGACGCAGGTGAACATCTCGGTGGCCCAGGCCCATGCCGACAGCCAGGGCCTGACCATCGACTATCGCGCCACCACCGCCGAGGCGCTGGCCGCGGCGGGCGAGCGTTTCGACGTGGTGCTGGCGCTGGAGATCGTCGAGCATGTGGCCGATCCGGCGGCCTTCATCGCGACCTGCCGCGAGCTGCTGCGCCCCGGCGGATTGCTGATCGTGTCGACGCTGAACCGCACCGCACGCAGCTTCGGCGCGGCGATCGTCGGGGCGGAATGGATCCTGCGCTGGCTGCCGCGGGGCACGCATGACTGGGCGCGCTTCCTGACCCCGGACGAACTGACGGCCAAGGCCGAGGCCGCCGGGCTGTCGGTCGCGGACCGGCGGGGCATGGTCTTCAACCCGATCGGGTTTTCTTGGAAACTGTCGGACAGCGACCTGTCGGTGAACTACATCCTGACCGCGCGCCGCATCTGA
- a CDS encoding MarR family winged helix-turn-helix transcriptional regulator, whose protein sequence is MTTRATDPDKATEARTIDPRSNDRLAASLFAEVLIADQLSRNLISKALPKGMQISHFSVLNLLAHVNEERTPAQLAEAFHITRGAMTNTLSRLEWAGHVHIRPDWDDARRKFVSISTAGRAARDAAIAAFMPLIAGVVRDIGAERVRGALPVLRELRLRLEADPPRPAD, encoded by the coding sequence ATGACGACACGCGCGACCGACCCAGACAAGGCGACCGAGGCCCGGACGATCGATCCCCGGTCCAACGACCGGCTGGCCGCCAGCCTGTTCGCCGAGGTGCTGATCGCCGACCAGCTGTCGCGCAACCTGATCAGCAAGGCGCTGCCCAAGGGGATGCAGATCTCGCATTTCTCGGTGCTGAACCTGCTGGCCCATGTGAACGAGGAACGCACCCCGGCCCAGCTGGCCGAGGCGTTCCACATCACCCGGGGCGCGATGACCAACACCCTGTCGCGGCTGGAATGGGCGGGCCATGTGCATATCCGCCCCGATTGGGACGATGCGCGGCGCAAGTTCGTGTCGATCAGCACGGCGGGGCGGGCGGCGCGCGATGCGGCCATCGCGGCCTTCATGCCGCTGATCGCGGGCGTCGTGCGCGACATCGGCGCCGAGCGCGTGCGCGGCGCCCTGCCCGTCCTGCGCGAGTTGCGCCTGCGGCTGGAGGCCGATCCCCCCAGGCCCGCCGACTGA
- the grxC gene encoding glutaredoxin 3, with translation MTIEIYTTRTCPFCIRAKQLLDKKGAAYTEIDVGTDPALRDKMTKRAGKRSVPQIFVGQTHVGGCDELYAMDRAGRLDSLLKGAA, from the coding sequence ATGACCATCGAGATCTACACGACCCGCACCTGCCCCTTCTGCATCCGCGCCAAGCAGCTTCTGGACAAGAAGGGCGCCGCCTATACCGAGATCGACGTGGGCACCGATCCCGCGCTGCGCGACAAGATGACCAAGCGCGCGGGCAAGCGCTCGGTCCCGCAGATCTTCGTGGGCCAGACCCATGTCGGCGGCTGCGACGAGCTTTACGCGATGGACCGCGCGGGCCGTCTGGACTCGCTGCTGAAGGGCGCCGCCTGA